The Faecalibacterium sp. I3-3-33 DNA window CGGCGGGAAGTTGTAGTGGTGGATATAGCGCTTGGTCTGCTCGTCGGTCAGGTCATCCATCAACTGGTTGTCCTTGGTGCCGCCCAGCGTGCAGGTGGTAAGCACCTGCGTCTGGCCACGGGTGAACATACCGGAGCCGTGCACGCGGGGCAGAATGCCCACCTCGGCGGCCAGCGGGCGGATCTCGTTGATGCCGCGGCCGTCCACGCGCTTGCCCTCATCCAGCAGCCAGCGGCGCACCACGAACTTCTGCATCTTGTAGCTTACCAGATCCAAATCGGCGGCGGACAGGTCGGGGTATTCCTCGGCGATCTTGTCCATGATGGGCAGCAGGGCTGCGTCACGCACGTTCTTGTCGTCGGTGTCCATAGCGGCCTTGAAATCGTCCAAGTACTTATTCTGGATGGCGTGGAACACATCCATGTCCAGACCCACCACCTGGAAGTCGATCTTCGGCTTGCCGCGCTCGGCCACGATCTTGTTGATGAACTCGATGATCTTCTTGATCTCAACGTGTGCGGTCTTGATGGCGGTCAGCATGGTGTCCTCGTCCACCTCGTTGGCGCCGGCCTCGATCATCACGATCTTGTCCATAGTGGCGGCAACGGTCAGGGCAAGGTCGCTCACCTTGCGCTGCTCCTGGGTGGGGTTCAGCACGATCTCGCCGTCAACCAGACCCACCTGCACGCCGCCGATGGGGCCGTTCCAAGGGATATCGGACACGGCAGTCACCAGAGAAGCGCCGATCATACCGGCGATCTCGGGGCTGCAATCCGGGTCAAGGCTCATGACGGTCATGGTGATGCACACGTCGTTGCGCATCTCCTTGGGGAACAGCGGGCGCATGGGGCGGTCCACCACGCGGCTGGTCAGGATAGCGCGCTCGCCGGGGCGGCCCTCACGGCGCATAAAGCTGCCGGGAATGCGGCCTGCGGCGTAGAGCTTTTCCTCGTACTCCACGTTCAGCGGGAAGAAATCCACGCCCTCGCGGGGCTTGGGGCTCATGACCACGTTGCACATCACGCAGGTCTCGCCGTAGCGGATCAGTGCGCTGGCATTGGACAGGCCGCACATCTTTCCCATTTCAACCTTGAACGGGCGGCCGGCCAACATGGTTTCGTAGACCTTGAAGTTGTCAAAGGTCTCTTTGCGGGAACCAAATTCGATTGCCATTGTTTCTGCCTCCTTGTTTTTCAGATCGTTCTATCCAAAAAGCTGTGGCGTGCGCATCATAGCAATAAATCCAGCGCCCCTGCCCGCAGGCACAGGCGTTCGATTTACTGCTGCAATACGCTGCCACCGCTATTTTGTGCGCATGGGATACATGGAGCTATACATAAAGCAAAGGGCAGGTACCTTTGCGGTACCTGCCCTCCGTTAAAATTACTTACGCAGACCCAGAGTTGCGATCAGAGCACGGTAACGCTCGATGTCCTTCTTCTGGAGATAAGCCAGCAGATTGCGGCGACGGCCAACCATCTTCAGCAGACCGCGGCGGCTGTGGTGATCGTTAGGGTTCTTCTTCAGGTGCTCGTTCAGCTCGTTGATGTGAGCGGTCAGCAGAGCGACCTGAACCTCGGGGGAGCCAGTGTCCTTCTCGGTCAGAGCGACTTTGGCCATAACTTCCTGCTTATTCATAATACAGTACCTCTTTCAAGTAATTTATCTGCCTATGGCACAGCGGCGGGAAACGGTTCTCCCAAAAGCGGGCATACTCCCAGCCCCGTACCACGGTAACAGATACAGTATACCAGATTGCACAGCAGATTGCAAGAAGATTTTTGTCCGCAAGCCTTAATTTTTTACAATACCGCCCCAGTACAGCTGCACCTCCGGCAGCTTCTTTTTGCGCAGCAGAAACATGGTGGGGATCAGGTACACCGCCACCGACATCAGCCGCGAGGCATCGTAGCCGCTCACGCTCTCGGCCACGCTGGTGGTGCCGTACAGCCCGCCGATAAGCATGGCGGCAATGTCCATGGCGCTGTGCAGGAACACCGTCACCCACAAATTGCCGGTGCGGAAGTAGATGGCGGCCAGCATCACGCCTAGCGAAGCCGCAAACACGCACTGCATCAGCACGCCAAAGGGTGCCGAACCGATCAGGTTGCTCAGGTGCGCTGCGCCGAACAGCACGCCGGACACAAGGCAGGCCTTCCACACCCCTGCGCGGGCGGTGCCGTAGCGCTCCAGCAGGGTCTGGGCAATGATGCCCCGGAACACCAGCTCCTCAGCCACACCCACAAGGATCATGTTCAACATAAAGGTCAGGATGCGGGGCAGCGGCAGCAGCGGCGTGTCCGGGCGGCTGAAAGCCAGCGTCCCGCAGACCGTGTACCCAATGAAAAACAGCGGGTACATGCCCACCAGCAGCCCGTTCAGAAAGCCGCAGCCGCGCCGCCGCAGCAGATCCAGCCTGCCGGTGCGGGCCAGCAGCAAAAGTGCCACCGCCAGCCCGACAGCCTCCTGCACAGAACCAAACAGATAGCCGTCCATGGTGTCAAAATCCGCGCCTGCCGCTGCCAGCCCGATGGTAGCCAGCAGGCTGAACACGACCATGCTGCCAAGGAACAGCACCTCGGACAGGATACAATAAAGAATGGGGTGCGCAGTGCGCAGCCGTTTGAGCATAAGTACAGCCCTCCCTATCAATGATAAGCCTATTCTACCACGATTCCCCCAAAAGCGATAGGGCGAAAATAAACTGTGCTGCCGGGAGATCAGGGAGTTGTGAACAGCTTGCAGCATCTTTTTACAGAAAGTTCATGTAAAAACAGGCTAAAATAGCCTTGCAGGTTTGACGTGTCTGCCGCTTTGGTGTATCATATACTTGTATTGTTATGCGCGATTCCGGGCGCATCACAGCCCGATTTTTAAGATTTATGAGGTGTGACCTATGTCCCTTGTTGAAAAACTTTTTGGCAGCTTCTCCGACCGGGAGCTGAAAAAGGTGAACCCCATCACCAAACAGGTGCTGGCGCTGGAGCCCAAGTATCAGGCCATGTCCGATGCCGACTTGCAGGCGCAGACTGCCGCTTTCAAGCAGCAGCTGGCCGAGGGCAAAACGCTGGACGACATTCTGCCGGATGCCTTTGCCGTCTGCCGCGAGGCCGCATGGCGCGTGCTGGGCATGAAGCACTTTCCTGTGCAGGTGACCGGCGGCATCGCCCTGCACCGCGGCGATATTGCCGAGATGCAGACCGGCGAGGGCAAGACCCTTGTGGCTACCCTGCCCGCCTACCTGAACGCCCTGACCGGCGAGGGTGTGCACATCGTTACCGTCAACGACTATCTGGCCAAGCGCGACAGCGAGTGGATGGGCAAGCTCTACCGCTGGCTGGGGCTGAGCGTGGGCCTGATCGTGCAGGGCATGGACGGCGACGCCCGACGGGCCGCCTACAATGCCGATATCACCTACGGCACCAACAACGAATTCGGCTTCGACTACCTGCGCGACAACATGGTGACCTACAAGGCCAACATGGTGCAGCGCGGCCACGCCTACGCCATCGTGGACGAGGTGGACTCCATCCTGATCGATGAAGCCCGCACGCCTTTGATCATTTCCGGCCGCGGCGAGGACTCCTCCAGCCTGTATACGCAGGTGGACCGCTTTGTGCGCACCCTGCACAAGAGCGTGGTGGTGGAACTGGAAGATAAGGTCTCCACCGATGAGCAGGCCGATGGCGATTACGTTGTGGACGAAAAGCACAAGACCTGTACCCTGACCGCCGCCGGTATCAAAAAGGCCGAGGCCTATTTTAAGGTAGAAAACCTTGCCGCCGCCGAGAACATGACCCTTGCCCACCACATCGATCAGGCCATCAAGGCCTACGGCGTGATGCAGCGGGACATCGACTATGTGGTCAAGGATGGTCAGGTCATCATCGTGGACGAGTTCACCGGACGCCTGATGATCGGACGCCGGTACAACGAGGGTCTGCATCAGGCCATCGAGGCCAAGGAGGGCGTGAAGATCGCCGCCGAAAGCAAGACGCTGGCCACCATCACCTTCCAGAACTACTTCCGTATGTACAAAAAGCTGTCCGGTATGACCGGTACTGCCCGCACCGAAGCCACCGAGTTCACCGAGATCTACGGCCTGAACATCGTCAGCGTGCCCACCAACCGCCCGGTGCAGCGCAAGGACTACCCGGACGCCATCTACAAGACCGTGGAGGGCAAGTACCGCGCCGTCATCGAGCAGGTAATGGAGTGCCACAAAAACGGTCAGCCCGTGCTGGTGGGTACTGTCAGTGTGGAAAAGAGCGAAACGCTTGCCAAGATGCTGCAGCGCCACACCCGGGATTTCAACGTGCTGAACGCCAAGAACCACGAGCGTGAAGCCGAGATCGTAGCGCAGGCCGGTAAAAAGGGTGCCATCACCATCGCCACCAACATGGCAGGCCGTGGTACCGATATCATGCTGGGCGGCAACGCCGAGTTCATGGCGAAAGCCCAGATGCGCAAGGAGCACTTCTGCGAAAACCTGCTCAACCCCGAGACCCCGCAGGACGCCGACCCGGCAGCCGTGGAGCTGCTGCTGACCGAAGCCAACGGCCACGGTGAGACCACCGATGCCAACATTCTGGCGGCACGTCAGCGCTTTGACCAGCTGTACGCCCAGTACAAGCCCGCCATCGACGCCGAGGCCGACGAGGTGCGCGCCGCAGGCGGTCTGTTCATCATTGGCACCGAGCGCCACGAGAGCCGCCGTATCGACAACCAGCTGCGCGGCCGTGCCGGCCGTCAGGGCGACCCGGGCGCTTCCCGCTTCTACCTGAGCCTTGAGGACGACCTGATGCGCCTGTTTGGCGGCGACCGGGTGTCCGGCCTGATGAACACCCTGAAGATCGACGAGGATACCCCCATCGAGAACCGCATGATCACCAATACGCTGGAAAGCGCCCAGAAAAAGCTGGAAGGCCGCAACTTCGAGATCCGTAAGAACGTGCTGAAGTACGACGACGTGATGAACCAGCAGCGCGAGATCATCTACGGGCAGCGCCGCAAGGTGCTGGACGGCGAGGATATCAGCACCGAGATGCACAAGATGCTGCGGGAGAACATCGATTCCAGCTGCGCCCAGTTCCTTTCCGGTGATGTAAAGGACGAGTGGGATTTTGGTGCCCTGCGCCGCCACTATCAGGGCTGGCTGACCACCGATGCCGACTTCCACTATACCGTGGCAGACTTTGATAGCCTTTCCCAGCAGGGCATTGCCGATATGCTGTACGACCGCGGGATGCAGATCCTGCAGGCCAAGGAGGTGCGCTACGGTGCACCTGTCATGCGCGAGCTGGAGCGCATCTGCCTGCTCAAGTGCGTAGACCGCCAGTGGATGGACCACATCGACAACATGGACCAGCTGCGGCAGGGCATCGCGCTGCGCGGCTACGGCCAGAAGGACCCGGTGGTGGAATACCGCATCGAGGGCTTTGATATGTTTGACCAGATGGTGGATTCCATCCGGGAGTCCAGCGTCAAGATGCTGCTGACCATCGAGCTGCGCGCCGCCGGTTCCGCCCCCAAGCGGGAGCAGGTGGCAAAGCCCACCGGCGAGGGTTTTGTGCCCGGCAACGGCGCACCCGGCGTCAAGGGCAGCCCCAAGGGCCAGCCGGTGCGTGTGGTCAAGATCGGCCGCAACGACCCCTGCCCCTGCGGCAGCGGCCTGAAGTTCAAAAAGTGCACCTGCGCCCAGTACCACCCCAATGGCAATAACGGCGGGGAAGAATAACCGTAAGGCAAAGCCCTCCCTGCTGTGGCCGAGAGGGCTTTCCGCATAAATTCAGAGGGAGTTGATTTTACAATGATCGCACCGGAAAAACTGTTGGAAGCCGCCAAGGCGCTGGAGCCCCAGCTGCAGGAATGGCGGCGCACACTGCACCGTCACCCGGAGGTGGGCTTTGACCTGCCCCAGACCAAGGCACTGGTCAAAAAGGCGCTGACTGAGATGGGCTACACCCCGCAGGACTGCGGCAAGTGCGGCGTGGTGGCGCTTGCAGGCGGCAAGCGTCCCGGCAAGGTGATCCTGCTGCGCGGCGATATGGACGCGCTGCCCTTGCAGGAGGAATCCGGCGAGGAGTTTTCCTCTGAGCTGCCCGGCAAGATGCACGGCTGCGGCCACGATATGCACACCGCTATGGTGCTGGGTGCAGCCAAGCTGCTCAAGGAGCACGAGGACGAGATCGAGGGCACGGTAAAGCTGGAGTTCCAGCCCGCAGAGGAGATTTTTCAGGGCTCGCTGGATATGATCAACAGCGGCCTGCTGGAGAACCCCAAGGTGGACGCAGCTGTCATGTTCCATGTACTGGCCGGAATGCCCCTGCCCGCCGGTATGGTGCTGGTGCCGGGCGGCGGCATCACCATGGCCAGCTGCGAGCAGTACCACATCGTTGTGCGCGGCAAGGGCGGCCACGGCTCCATGCCCAACGCCTGCATCGACCCCATCACCGCAGCGGCGCACATCCACATTGCCCTGCAGGAGATCAACAGCCGTGAGCTGGACCCCGCAGGCTTCGGCGTGTTCACCACCGGCCGGTTCGAGGCAGGCAAGGCCTCCAACGTCATCCCGGATTCTGCCGATATGTGGGGCACCATCCGCACTGTGGACCCGGAGCAGAAGGTCAGTGCCCTCATCCACCAGCGCATGACCGAAATTGCACAGGGCGTAGCCACCGCCTACCGCTGCACCGCCGAGGTGGAGTTCAGCGATTACTGCCCCTGCATGGTGGTGGACACCCCGCTGGCGGGCAACGCCCTGACCTATATGACCGAGCTGCTGGGCAAGGAAGCGATGGATATGACCCCGCTCACCGGCGGCAAGCCCGGCGGCGGCAGCGAGGACTTCGCCTTTGTCAGCCACGAGGTACCCACCGTGAGTATGTTCTTAGCTGCCGGCAACGCCAAGGAGGGCTACACCTACGGCCAGCACCACCCCAAGGTGCGCTTTGATGACAGCATCCTGTACCGCGGCACGGCAGCCTACACCTATATGGCCCTGCGCTGGCTGGCAGAGCATCAGTAAAGTTGCCCCACAGAACGCCGGGCAGGAGGAAAAGCATGAAGCAGGAGCTGATGGATGCCATTCTGGAAACGCCGGTCATTGCGGCAGTCAAAGATGATGCAGGGCTTTGCAACGCACTGACCAACGAGAATATCCGGGTGGTATTTGTATTATATGGAGATATCTGTAATATCTCCTCCATTGTGCGCCGCATCCACGAAGCCGGACGCTTTGCCGTGGTGCATGTAGACCTTATTGCCGGGCTGGCGGGCAAAGAGGTGGCGGTGGACTTTATCCGCAATACCACCGAGGCGGACGGCATCATCTCCACCCGGCAGTCCTTCATCCGCCGCGCCAAAGAGCTGGGACTGGCCGCCATCCTGCGGGTATTCCTGCTGGATTCCATCGCACTGGAAAGTCTGGACAAGATCCCCGCAAACCTACCGGACTGTCTGGATCTGCTGCCCGGCGCTATGCCCAAGATCCTGCGCCGCGTCTGCGCCAAAGCCAAGGTGCCGGTGCTGACCGGCGGGCTGATCGCGGACAAGGAGGACGTGCTGGCTGCGCTGGAAGCCGGTGCTACCGCCATTTCCACCACCAATCAGGCCGTGTGGGATATGTGACCCGCATTCTGCGCAAAAGCGGCAGGCACTTTTTGTAAGGGTTTCACAAAAAGTGCAAAACATCTTGCTTTTTTCGCAGGGACAGGGTATCATAAGAATCAACAAGTGCTGTTTGTTTCAAGAGATATGAGCGAAACGGACAAGGGCAGTTGCCTTTGTTTGTTTCGCTCTTTTTTGTACCATCAACAGCTGCCCGGCTCCCGACGGGCCAAGGCAGAACGGACAGGAGGAAAAGAACAATGTATGATATAGCAATCATCGGCTGTGGTGTCATCGGTGCCGCCGCAGCCTACGCACTGTCGCGCTACGACAACAAGGTGGTCATCCTTGAGGCCGAGAATGATGTGGCAGACTGCACCACCAAGGCCAACAGCGCCATTCTCCACGCAGGCTACGACCCCGCCCCCGGCACCCGCATGGCACGGCTGAATGTGCGCGGCGTGGCGCTGGCTAAGGAGATCTGCGCAAAGCTGGATGTCTCCTACAAGCAGTGCGGCTCTCTGGTGCTGGCACTGGACGAAAAGGAGCTGCCCCACCTGCAGCATCTGTTTGAGAACGGCACCGCCAACGGCGTACCCGGCATGAAGATCCTTTCCAAGGAAGAGGCCCTTGCCATGGAGCCCAACCTTTCCGAGAAGGTCTGCGGCGCACTGTGGGCACCCAGCGCCGCCATCGTAAACCCGTGGGAGTACGCACTGGCCATGACCGAGGTGGCGGTACGCAACGGCGTGGAGCTGCGCCGCAACTGCAAGGTGACCGATGCCGAAGCCATCGAGGGCGGCTACCGCCTGACCGTGCCCGGCGGCACGGTGGAGACCCGCTGCGTCATCAACGCTGCCGGTATCTGGGCCGATAAGGTACACTCCATGGTGGAGCCCGCCAACTTCCACATCATTCCCACCCGGGGCGAGTACTATCTGCTGGACAAGAGCGAGGGCACCCGTGTGAGCCACGTCATCTTCCAGTGCCCCAACGAGCTGGGCAAGGGCGTGCTGGTAGCACCCACTGTGCACGGCAACCTGATCGTCGGCCCCAACGCAGAGCCGGTGGAGGGCAACGACACCTCCTGCACCAGCAGCGGTCTGGAATTTGTCAAGACCACTGCCCAGCGCAGCGTGCCCAGCATCAACTTTGGCGAGTCCATCCGCAGCTTTGCGGGCGTGCGCGCCAATCTGGATGTGGACGACTTTATCATTGGTGAAGAGCCGGAAGCACCCGGCTGGATCGACTTGGCCGGCATGAAGAGCCCCGGCCTGTCCGCTGCCCCGGCAGTT harbors:
- a CDS encoding polyribonucleotide nucleotidyltransferase → MAIEFGSRKETFDNFKVYETMLAGRPFKVEMGKMCGLSNASALIRYGETCVMCNVVMSPKPREGVDFFPLNVEYEEKLYAAGRIPGSFMRREGRPGERAILTSRVVDRPMRPLFPKEMRNDVCITMTVMSLDPDCSPEIAGMIGASLVTAVSDIPWNGPIGGVQVGLVDGEIVLNPTQEQRKVSDLALTVAATMDKIVMIEAGANEVDEDTMLTAIKTAHVEIKKIIEFINKIVAERGKPKIDFQVVGLDMDVFHAIQNKYLDDFKAAMDTDDKNVRDAALLPIMDKIAEEYPDLSAADLDLVSYKMQKFVVRRWLLDEGKRVDGRGINEIRPLAAEVGILPRVHGSGMFTRGQTQVLTTCTLGGTKDNQLMDDLTDEQTKRYIHHYNFPPYSVGEARAPRSPGRREIGHGALAERALVPVLPSLEEFPYTIRCVSEVLSSNGSTSQASICGSTLALMDAGVPIKAPVAGISCGLITEGERWMTMLDIQGVEDFHGDMDFKVGGTRKGITAIQMDIKIDGLTYDIIAEAFEKCRKGRLYILDEIIKPVIAEPRQELSRWAPKMFSMMIPTDKIKDVIGKGGKVIQDICATCNCKIDVQEDGHVFVSAVDQEDAKRAIFTIKTIVEDPEIGAIYKGKVTRLMNFGAFVEIAPGKEGLVHISKLDTKRVERVEDVVAVGDAIVVKVTDIDQQGRINLSRRDAILALEAKKAAQQQ
- the rpsO gene encoding 30S ribosomal protein S15; translated protein: MNKQEVMAKVALTEKDTGSPEVQVALLTAHINELNEHLKKNPNDHHSRRGLLKMVGRRRNLLAYLQKKDIERYRALIATLGLRK
- a CDS encoding CPBP family intramembrane glutamic endopeptidase, whose translation is MLKRLRTAHPILYCILSEVLFLGSMVVFSLLATIGLAAAGADFDTMDGYLFGSVQEAVGLAVALLLLARTGRLDLLRRRGCGFLNGLLVGMYPLFFIGYTVCGTLAFSRPDTPLLPLPRILTFMLNMILVGVAEELVFRGIIAQTLLERYGTARAGVWKACLVSGVLFGAAHLSNLIGSAPFGVLMQCVFAASLGVMLAAIYFRTGNLWVTVFLHSAMDIAAMLIGGLYGTTSVAESVSGYDASRLMSVAVYLIPTMFLLRKKKLPEVQLYWGGIVKN
- the secA gene encoding preprotein translocase subunit SecA produces the protein MSLVEKLFGSFSDRELKKVNPITKQVLALEPKYQAMSDADLQAQTAAFKQQLAEGKTLDDILPDAFAVCREAAWRVLGMKHFPVQVTGGIALHRGDIAEMQTGEGKTLVATLPAYLNALTGEGVHIVTVNDYLAKRDSEWMGKLYRWLGLSVGLIVQGMDGDARRAAYNADITYGTNNEFGFDYLRDNMVTYKANMVQRGHAYAIVDEVDSILIDEARTPLIISGRGEDSSSLYTQVDRFVRTLHKSVVVELEDKVSTDEQADGDYVVDEKHKTCTLTAAGIKKAEAYFKVENLAAAENMTLAHHIDQAIKAYGVMQRDIDYVVKDGQVIIVDEFTGRLMIGRRYNEGLHQAIEAKEGVKIAAESKTLATITFQNYFRMYKKLSGMTGTARTEATEFTEIYGLNIVSVPTNRPVQRKDYPDAIYKTVEGKYRAVIEQVMECHKNGQPVLVGTVSVEKSETLAKMLQRHTRDFNVLNAKNHEREAEIVAQAGKKGAITIATNMAGRGTDIMLGGNAEFMAKAQMRKEHFCENLLNPETPQDADPAAVELLLTEANGHGETTDANILAARQRFDQLYAQYKPAIDAEADEVRAAGGLFIIGTERHESRRIDNQLRGRAGRQGDPGASRFYLSLEDDLMRLFGGDRVSGLMNTLKIDEDTPIENRMITNTLESAQKKLEGRNFEIRKNVLKYDDVMNQQREIIYGQRRKVLDGEDISTEMHKMLRENIDSSCAQFLSGDVKDEWDFGALRRHYQGWLTTDADFHYTVADFDSLSQQGIADMLYDRGMQILQAKEVRYGAPVMRELERICLLKCVDRQWMDHIDNMDQLRQGIALRGYGQKDPVVEYRIEGFDMFDQMVDSIRESSVKMLLTIELRAAGSAPKREQVAKPTGEGFVPGNGAPGVKGSPKGQPVRVVKIGRNDPCPCGSGLKFKKCTCAQYHPNGNNGGEE
- a CDS encoding M20 metallopeptidase family protein is translated as MIAPEKLLEAAKALEPQLQEWRRTLHRHPEVGFDLPQTKALVKKALTEMGYTPQDCGKCGVVALAGGKRPGKVILLRGDMDALPLQEESGEEFSSELPGKMHGCGHDMHTAMVLGAAKLLKEHEDEIEGTVKLEFQPAEEIFQGSLDMINSGLLENPKVDAAVMFHVLAGMPLPAGMVLVPGGGITMASCEQYHIVVRGKGGHGSMPNACIDPITAAAHIHIALQEINSRELDPAGFGVFTTGRFEAGKASNVIPDSADMWGTIRTVDPEQKVSALIHQRMTEIAQGVATAYRCTAEVEFSDYCPCMVVDTPLAGNALTYMTELLGKEAMDMTPLTGGKPGGGSEDFAFVSHEVPTVSMFLAAGNAKEGYTYGQHHPKVRFDDSILYRGTAAYTYMALRWLAEHQ
- a CDS encoding glycerol-3-phosphate responsive antiterminator; amino-acid sequence: MKQELMDAILETPVIAAVKDDAGLCNALTNENIRVVFVLYGDICNISSIVRRIHEAGRFAVVHVDLIAGLAGKEVAVDFIRNTTEADGIISTRQSFIRRAKELGLAAILRVFLLDSIALESLDKIPANLPDCLDLLPGAMPKILRRVCAKAKVPVLTGGLIADKEDVLAALEAGATAISTTNQAVWDM
- a CDS encoding NAD(P)/FAD-dependent oxidoreductase, which codes for MYDIAIIGCGVIGAAAAYALSRYDNKVVILEAENDVADCTTKANSAILHAGYDPAPGTRMARLNVRGVALAKEICAKLDVSYKQCGSLVLALDEKELPHLQHLFENGTANGVPGMKILSKEEALAMEPNLSEKVCGALWAPSAAIVNPWEYALAMTEVAVRNGVELRRNCKVTDAEAIEGGYRLTVPGGTVETRCVINAAGIWADKVHSMVEPANFHIIPTRGEYYLLDKSEGTRVSHVIFQCPNELGKGVLVAPTVHGNLIVGPNAEPVEGNDTSCTSSGLEFVKTTAQRSVPSINFGESIRSFAGVRANLDVDDFIIGEEPEAPGWIDLAGMKSPGLSAAPAVAEEAVAILKERGVLGAEKADYKDGRRHIRFKELSAEEKAALVKEQPAYGRVICRCETITEGEILAALHSEVPANTIDGVKRRAGAGMGRCQGGFCGPRVLELISRELGIDPLDILQDKNGSNVLVSETKVGGKSNG